The following DNA comes from Castanea sativa cultivar Marrone di Chiusa Pesio chromosome 10, ASM4071231v1.
CTGcgccaaataaaaaatttataaaccatttttcaaaacatctTTGTCTCCCACTTTCCCTTTGCTTTTTCTTCAAAGTTGAGCCCTCCTCCCCCTTTATGAAAAGGGAGCCCCTCCCCTAACTAATCCCATTGGAGATTTGCCTCCATCACCGTCGAAGATGCATCTTTTGACACTGATATTGATATATCATCCGCTTACGTGTTGCTCCAcccaaatcaaaaaaagaaaaaagagagtcatTTAggcatataaaattttataagataTGTTTACAACTTGTTAAATTAAGTTGTGATTAGAGTAACATTATTTCACATGATTACattattgacattttttttttccttgacaTTACTTTCAcagtaacattttttataaaaataattatgaaaaatttatgCCTATAAATttattggggggggggggaatagaAGCCATAGAGCTGGAAAAACCAAATGagtacttttaaatttttatttgtgttatcCTCATACATTGTATATAAACCCATAAATAATTCAACGGAGGCCAATAAGTGTGTAGATAACTTAGCCAGACGAGGTGCTCTCTTGGATCAAGATGTTGTTGTGTTTATCCATCCTCCTcctgagtccaaatcttctgtcccacttttcatACTCCACTCTAtattccaccaataaaaacttgccacgtgttcacctaattaattaaatactattattaattaataacggtagaattaataagtcaataatgatagtatttaattaattaagtgaacacgtggcaattttttattggtggagtatagagtggagcagaaaaagtgaggcagaagatttggactcctcCTCCAGAGGTAGAGCTGCTTATTAGATTAGATGCCGTGGGCACCATGTATGACCGTTTTGTATCCTCTTCTCTAGAGGCTTTTTAGTTTGTTAATGAAGTTTCATTtttaccaataaataaataattcaacgACTTAAATTTCCCATTTTTCCTTCTAACTTTGGGGTAATCCTAACGTGGGATGCATGATTAcacatgtttaaaaattaactaggtttaaaaaaaaattagacatgttatttaaaaaaaaaaaaaaaaaatttactagttAAAATCCTTATATACCCACCCACATGCACCATAAATATCACCACTCACCCAAATTAGGTAGGTTTGAAAGTATCTTGCAGGTTGCATCTTAGTTTTCATTAGAACTAGAAAGGGAGTAAATTGGATTGattttcacttttcaatttGGTTACAATATTGAACtggtaattttcttttttcttttttattaagaaacttGTCAATACCTCATACATCATAATTTCTTGTCGTCATTGTGATTGGTAGCTGGAATTTCAGATTTAAATTACAAAAggtaaataacaaatattatttgatatttttttggaatattACAATGATTCAAGTGATAACCCAATTATCAAACTGGCTGTTCCAAAGATCAACATTTTATCCGAGATGATGCTTCATATATTGTTCCCATAATTGTTGTTGTACTACTTTTATGAAGGCATATCTTAAGAACTTGAActaatttttatggaaaatagtgccacaaatttttttacaaacgaCTCATATTGTGAGTTATTGTATTAGTAAATATAGAAATAATGTCAAGTCTAGATAAGACCagtaaaaattttcaacaataatagtttgtaaaaaaaatttgtgtcgGTATGTCATAAAGTATGTCAAGAAAAAGTGAATCCAATAAATTCCTAAATTTTTGGTGCCTAATTTTAAGggaaatatttgattttttaccATTGATTTCAATCAAATATGTTACAGATATCCACTTAACAGTCCGTTTGTATGCTATTCTtctcccaaacaaaaaaacaaaacaaaaaagttccTTGTTTGCTATCTAAATgtgaataaaattcaaagataGTTAATCCGGTTAATTGGAAGATGAATTTAATCTAGCTGAAATCATTGCAAAAATCTTCAATGATACTTTAAATTTCGAAATTTGTTGTAACATTTCGTCAATGTATTtgttttaaataagaaaattttgtaaactcTCTTTAATCTCTTTGTTGAGTGATTTTCAATGGAGTTGAGATCgcttttggtttaaaaaaataacgGTTTTGCAATTCTCTTTTTccacaaattataaaattgaaactcagacatttttttttttttttttgagaaagaacttGAAGGGACTTTATTAAACTCAAAATGCCAAATTGGGTACATCATGTTGTGCTATAGAGAGTAAAGGATGAGGAACTTCCTCCATCCATACTGTGTAATCAGAAACATGAATCAAAAATCTAGCTAGACTGTGTGCTAGATTATTGCCATCTCTTCTACAATGAGAGTATAGCAATTTTGTGAATAAACCTGAGAAAATAATGGCATCTTGTATGAGGGGCTCCACTAAGGCTACGGTTGCATCTCCTGCCTTTAAAGAGTTTATAATCAACTCTGAATCTCCTTCAAGAACAGCTTCCGTTAGGCCTAATTCATGTCCAAATTCAAGAGCTCGTGCTGCTGCAATTGCCTCAATCTCTGCTGGTTGAAGTGTTGTGGATATACTTTGAGTTAGGGACGCTAGAATGGCACCTGTGTGGGTTCGAACTACCACGCCAATACCTTGAAGATTGCgccatcaaaattaattttgactaAGCTCGCATCCGGTGGTTTCCAACGTACTTTTGGTTTCGGTGCTACTGGAAGGATAGGTGGAAGCGCAACACAAAATTCAGCCAGCTTCTCTTTTGCCTGCGACATGAGCTGATCCGAGGTGCAACATGGTCTGTGGTTTCGGACTTAATTTCGCTGGTGCCAAATTCCCCATGTAATCATCGCAAAGAGCTCCTTGTTTCCGTGATTCTTGAGTATCCATGACAGCAGCTCCTTAAAATTTGTCACACCTGAGTTTTGTCGAGAACTCCACTCTGTTTGAGTTCATACCAAGTTGAGCTCGCTGCAAGACCATAgcacatgtaatgttgtttcCTCCTCATTCCAACACCGTTCACACAGATGATTTTCCGTAATGTGCATTCGCTTCAAGTTGGCTTTTATGGGAATAGCCTCAGGACAAGCACGCCACAAGAAATTCTTGATTTTGTTTGGAACTCACAGACCCCAGATGCTTTTCTAGAAAACTTTATCTCCATTCTGTGCAACCTTAGacccttcctcttcttcctccaTCTTCAAAAACCGATAGCCCGATTTACATGAATATTTTCCACTCTGTGTCCACGGCCAGAACAGCTTGTCATCTAATGAATGTCTCAACAGAGTGATTTTCTTAATAAGTTCAGCTTCTTCAGGTACAAATAACCCATCTATTAGCTGCTAATTCCACGTCGTGCTGTCCTCATTTATCAAAACATCCACCGTGGTCTTCTCCCAACCCTCTAGCATTGGTGATTGGACACGGGTAGGGTGTTCAAGTGGCAACCATGTGGGTTGCCAAATCTGGACTTTCTTCCCGTTGCCTATTCTCCAACAAGCTCCTTGTTTAATCAAATCACAACCATGTAAAATGCTCTTCCAAGCATATGAACCACGACTAGATTCTGCTGCTTCCATTATTGTGCAATTTGGAAAAAATTGGGGTTTGAAGATCTTGTAAAATAAAGAGCCTTGATCCTGCAATAAGCGCCATGCTTGCCTGGCCAAGAGAGAGTCATTGTACAAAACTAAGTCACGGAACCCATACCACCCACACTTTTGGACTTTGTTACTTCACTCCATTTTAAcgaatgaatttttcttttttctcccctCTATCCCCACCAAAACTTTCTTATCATCACCTCAATTTCATTGCACAAACCCATTGGTAATTTGAAGCAACCCATTGTATAAGTTGGGATAGCTGGGATAACCGCCTTGATGAGAGCCTCTCTTCCAGGTTGGGAAAGGAGTTTTCCTTCACACCCCTATAATTTCCTCCAAACTCTCTCTTTGATATAGTTGAAACTTGCTATTTTTCCTCTTCCCATCAAAGAGGGCAGCTCCAAGTATTTTTCATAGTGTTGGATTTCACGAACTCCAAGAATCCCTTTAATGATTTGTCTGTTAGCTTCAATTACAGATTTGGTGAAGAACAAAGctgttttgtctctatttattTTCTGGCCTGAGACATCTTCATACAATGATAGCAAGTCCATCACCTTACTACATTCTGCAGAATTGGCCCTACAAAACAGAAGGCTATCATCTACAAAAAACAAATGGGTTAGTTTAGGTCCTTGTTTGCACAACCTGAAGCCATTGATGTCCCCATTGCTAGCTACCTTTTTAATAAGGCAATGTAGGCCCTTAGTACACAAGAGGAACAAGAAGGGTGAGAGGGGATCTCCTTGTCTAAGACCCCTGAAGGGATGAATCAAGCCCTTTCGGTTCACCATTCACTAATATAAAGTAGGTGACTGTTTTTACACACACCATGATAAGGCCTATCAATTGTTCAcaaaaccccatttttctcaTCACATTTTCCAAAAACACTCATTCGACCCCGTCGTATGCTTTACTCATGTCAAGCTTCAAAGCCATAAACCCATTTAAGCCAAAATTATAGTGTTTCATGCAATGCAAAGTTTCAAAGGCAATAAGAATATTATTGGTAATGAGGAATCCTTTGGAAAAAGCTGATTGGTGTTTAGTAATGATATTATTGAGGAATTTTTTTAGCCTATTAGCAAGgactttagaaaaaaaatttgtaaagaacATTGCATAAACTTATGGGGCAATAATTTGACACACaacttgggtttttcttttttgggacaAGGGTGATAAAGGTATGATTTACTAGGTGTGGAAGAGTACCTGAATTTAACCATGATAACACCGAGTATGTCACATCCCCTTCAATCATGGGCTAGAAGTGTTGAAAAATAAAGGGGGCATTCCGTCAGGACCAGGAACCTTCATAGAAGCCATCTGCTTCAACGCTTGTACTACTTCCCATTCCTCAAACTTGCACATCAATTCTTGATTCATATCATCCGAGATGGTTTGTGGGATTTGATCCCGAACCTCTTACTGTAGGGATGGATTTGAGGTTGTAAAGAGTTCCTGGTAGGAGTTGATGAGAATCCCTCCTATATCATTCAGCTCTACCGTCCAAATCCCATGTGAATCATCAATTCCCAAGATTACATTTTTCCTAAACCGATGGGAAGCTTGGgtatggaaaaattttgtgttaCCATCACCATTTTTCAACCAAAGGATACGGGAGCGTTGATTCCACATCCTAGTTTCCCGGTCCATCAATACATTATTCTCCTCTTTCAATGCTTTAATCCGTAAGTTGCTGCCTGTTCTTACAACCATGGCTTCTTCTTCAATAAGCAATTCCCTCTTCTTTATTAATCCCCTTCGAACATTGCCAAACACATTATAATTCCACCATGATAGATCCCTGCCACACTTGTCAATTTTTCCAAGGATTTCTCTATTTGAATTCCTTGCCACACATGACCTCCAAGCTGCCTCAACAACCTCTCCACACCTACTATCAGATAACCACATTTCCTCGAACCGTAAGGGCTTCTTGTATGATGGAATTTCAATACTTGTCGGGTTGATTAACAAAGGGCAGTGATCTAATGAAAGACAAGGTAGATGGTATACTCGAGTGCTAGGAAACTTCATGAACCACTCATTGGTAGCTAGTCCACAATCAAGTCTCTCCCATATTGAGTGTCAATTTGTGTAATGTTTGCTCCATGTGAAATTTGGTCCAATGTACCCCAAATCCATAAATCCACATTTGTCAATGACATCCCTAAATGCTTGCATTTGACTATGTGCATGAGTAGCTCCGCCCACCTTTTCCTCCAGTCTGGTGATTTCGTTGAAATTCCCGGCACACAGCCAAGGAATGTGTGGTTTATCATTAAGGGTTCAAAGTTTTGACCATGCCTCATGTCATCTTAATGTCACCGGTTCACCATAAAAGCCTGTGAATCGCCATTCCTgtggagtatttttttttctaacaagtACATCAATACAATATTTCGACGAATCTTCCACTGTGATTCTAATATATTCCTTCCACAATAGAATCTTCCACTGTGATTCTAATCTATTTCCACTTGCAACTGACCACTTATTTCTGAAATCAAAATTACACTACACTTGATCTAGCCTTGCATCATCTGTCCATGTCTCGGCTAAAAACACGATAGTAGGATCTTTTGCCCGGATGTAATCTTCAAGCTCCCTTAATGTACGTGAGTTCCCAAGCCCACGACAGTTCCAAATTAAAAGACTCATTGTGATGGGCGGGGCTGATCATCAGCCTCCGCCATATTAGAAGAATTAATCTCAAAGGAAACCATTCGTTTTTTGCTCAGTAAACCATTGGGATGGGATAGTTGCTCATgagttctttttgtttgtagcACCGATACTTCCTTGACTGTGTTTGTGCTTTTCAGTACAGCCTAGGTAGGTACACGTTTCCAAGTCCCTTGTTGCtgcgtgatttttttttcctgcttcCCACTTGAGTCTGATTGGAATGTTGCATTATTTTCAGACCCCTGCACATGGCAAACCCTAGCCGCCTTGAATTCCTCATTAATTACGTGGCTTGATTGCCCTTTCCTTGTAACCTCTGAATTAGGAGCTAACCTGgcatttaatttagataaaccTTCATCAATCTCGGCAAGCTTAGATAGGAAAGGATCATAATTCACCGATTCAATTGGAGAATTACTCAGGATGGTTTCCTCATTAGTGTGCAATAAATTCGAGTTGAATAAGGAAGGAAATTCATTCCGTGCCTCATTTATTGGTAGGTTATTCTCCAAATTATTCTCTCCATTACCCAACGGCTTTGCATGAATGTGTTGCTGTTCAAAAACATGAGAGCAATAAATTTGTCCCTCTGTAACTGATCCCATTGAATGAGTCATTGAAGCCTCAGATTGGGTTTTTTCCACGTCAAACAATCCTCCCTGTGGTGGCTGAGCCATCGTGGAGTGTGCCTGAGTTTTCCTTGGAATGGCCAGACTCTTTGGAGTAAAAGCAACTCCTTTCGTCTTCTTGAACAATCCTGGTACAATGACCTTGTCCGACTAGTAAGTGCAGATCGTAGCCAAGAACTGAAATGCTGATCTTCAACTTTAAGTGACCCTTCACTCTCCAACCAAGTTTCACAGTCCCTCTCATCATGGTTGAGTTAACCACACCAATAGCAAATATTTGGTAGGCGCTCATACTTGAACGATACCCAAATTTCCTTCCCTTGCCCCAGTGACACCATTCTACCTTCGCTCAATGGAATAATAATGTCCACCCTAACCTGGACCCTCATAAAACTGCCACCCTCTCCCTCTATTTCAGACTTCTTAATGACCGTACCAACCTGGCTACAAATCCCCACTGCCACCTTTTGATTCATGAATTTGACCAGAATGTCGTGTACTTATACCCAAAAGGAAGTGTGGTTGAACTGTAACTCTTCAACTAGCGTGTCCTTATCATAGTGTTGCAACACCATGAGGTGTTTGTCAAAGCTCCAAGGCTCATTTTCGAGAATATTGTCAACTTCAAGCTTGTTGTCAAAGATAAAGAGGACTATGTGATTGCCCATATTCTTGactttaaaaccattttttgaTCTCCACAAAGGCTGAAATGTCGAGGCAATAGCTTCCATATTCAATGCTGGTCTTGTGaatcattaatattatttgaaGGGAATCCCCCATAGGAATTAACCAATTAGGAAGTGCATTTAGTGAGTGTTTTggcaaaataaaattgaaaaataaatcttttagCAAGAATTCCAATTTTATTGGTAAGACTTAAGAGCATGTAGAGTTCTGTTTAGGTTTTTGTCTGGTAGGGCTTTCCTTGCCAAAgtatttcattttgataaatttaactttaggatccgtttggttggaggggtagAAAAGTAGGAAGATAGAAAATAGTGAAatgatggaaaagtgagaggatataaaaaaattttattttctctcctttttgtttggttgagggtggaaaagtggaaagatggaaaaaatgagtttgaataaatttactcgTATACCCTTGCTAAAGAATGATgcttaattaaaacaaaaaagtaacaaataacCACCAAAAAAGATAGCAatcatccaaatttattaaaaaataaaaataatattccaAAATCAGAAGAGGCAATTTTACtgcctggaaaaaaaaaagaaacaaaagaatagaaaaaaaaaaaaaaaaagaggcaacaacccaaaaaaaaaagaaaaagaaaagggcaaCAGTactaaaaatcaaaagaaacaaaaagaatagaaaaaaaaaaggggcaacagtccaaacaaaaaacaaaaaaagggcaACAGTA
Coding sequences within:
- the LOC142611979 gene encoding uncharacterized protein LOC142611979, which codes for MWLSDSRCGEVVEAAWRSCVARNSNREILGKIDKCGRDLSWWNYNVFGNVRRGLIKKRELLIEEEAMVVRTGSNLRIKALKEENNVLMDRETRMWNQRSRILWLKNGDGNTKFFHTQASHRFRKNVILGIDDSHGIWTVELNDIGGILINSYQELFTTSNPSLQ